One genomic segment of Funiculus sociatus GB2-C1 includes these proteins:
- a CDS encoding acetyltransferase, giving the protein MFLKDKESGSLIEITDIQHLISPTSTAVTGRDQAGQEEQEPITYQKEKLVFPSGESLPICWMDENYTT; this is encoded by the coding sequence ATGTTTCTCAAAGATAAAGAATCCGGCAGTTTGATTGAAATAACCGATATTCAGCATTTAATTAGCCCTACTTCAACTGCTGTGACTGGAAGAGACCAAGCAGGACAAGAGGAACAGGAACCGATTACTTATCAAAAGGAAAAATTGGTTTTTCCTTCAGGCGAAAGCCTACCGATTTGTTGGATGGATGAAAATTACACCACCTAA
- a CDS encoding mechanosensitive ion channel domain-containing protein yields the protein MNLGESISTAWNKIQGMIEGLIILIPNLVLALIVFALFWFGAIAIRTLVKRLTRRYRHARNLGLVLGRLSQGVTILIGLFVALSIVIPTFKAGDLVQLLGISGVAIGFAFRDILQNFLAGILILLTEPFQMDDQIVFKDFEGTVENIQTRATTIRTYDGRRIVIPNSELFTNSVTVNTAFENRRLQYDIGIGYGDDIDRAKELIMEAMQGVDGVLRDPAPDVLVMELAESTVNIRARWWVQPPRRADVLDMRDKVLTAIKNKLTANGIDMPFPTQQILFHDQTEETDGDRARQREGWPAGNKEVPKPRSIGGSLRKLAEMRAQRDGNGSHRDENPDRPHTADDN from the coding sequence ATGAATCTAGGAGAATCAATATCAACAGCGTGGAATAAGATTCAGGGAATGATCGAGGGTTTGATCATCTTGATACCAAACCTGGTATTAGCACTAATCGTATTTGCACTATTTTGGTTCGGCGCGATCGCGATCAGGACATTGGTTAAACGCCTTACCCGCAGGTATCGCCATGCTCGGAATTTGGGGCTGGTACTTGGGCGTTTGTCGCAAGGGGTAACGATTTTAATTGGTTTATTTGTCGCCTTATCTATTGTTATTCCGACATTCAAGGCAGGAGATTTGGTGCAATTGTTGGGTATCAGTGGGGTAGCAATTGGTTTTGCGTTCCGCGATATTCTCCAGAATTTCCTAGCTGGTATTCTGATTCTCTTAACTGAGCCGTTCCAGATGGATGACCAAATTGTTTTCAAAGACTTTGAGGGAACGGTTGAAAATATTCAGACGCGCGCCACAACAATCAGAACTTACGATGGTCGTCGGATTGTGATTCCTAATTCTGAACTGTTCACAAATTCGGTGACAGTTAATACTGCCTTCGAGAACCGCCGACTACAGTACGATATCGGCATTGGCTACGGCGACGATATCGACCGGGCCAAGGAATTGATTATGGAAGCAATGCAAGGCGTGGATGGTGTCTTGAGAGATCCCGCCCCCGACGTGTTAGTGATGGAACTTGCTGAAAGTACCGTGAACATCCGCGCCCGGTGGTGGGTACAGCCGCCGCGACGTGCAGATGTTCTGGATATGCGGGACAAAGTTCTCACCGCGATCAAGAATAAGCTGACTGCTAACGGCATTGATATGCCGTTCCCGACGCAGCAAATCCTTTTCCACGACCAAACCGAAGAGACAGATGGCGATCGCGCACGTCAGCGTGAAGGATGGCCTGCGGGTAATAAAGAAGTGCCAAAACCGCGTAGTATCGGCGGTTCCTTAAGAAAGTTGGCGGAAATGCGGGCGCAAAGAGACGGGAATGGCAGCCATAGAGACGAGAACCCCGATCGCCCTCATACTGCGGACGATAATTGA
- a CDS encoding DUF3611 family protein, translating to MQVHSESSTSETKQKIANIFRLVGWIAFWIELGLTIGSGIALLFSISGRNFATETNPGIGVGIFWAVAGLLALCFNVFLAFRYTRLAKGLSNPNPERHPRKADTVQILRMSVITSLVGILLCLLGSGATVGVLVAKAVSQPPGVALTDPNMIIRALDVFVAVANINGIAGHFVGIVTSLGLLKWIHNQ from the coding sequence ATGCAAGTTCACTCAGAATCCTCAACCTCAGAGACTAAACAAAAAATTGCCAACATTTTTCGCCTAGTAGGTTGGATTGCATTCTGGATAGAGTTGGGTTTAACTATTGGTTCTGGGATAGCTTTATTATTTTCTATCTCTGGTCGTAACTTCGCTACTGAAACAAATCCCGGCATTGGGGTAGGTATTTTTTGGGCTGTCGCTGGACTTTTAGCGTTGTGTTTTAATGTATTTTTAGCGTTCCGTTATACTCGCCTAGCCAAAGGTTTAAGCAATCCTAATCCAGAGCGTCATCCTAGAAAAGCTGATACTGTCCAAATTTTGAGAATGTCAGTAATCACGAGTTTGGTGGGAATATTGTTATGCCTCTTAGGTTCGGGTGCGACTGTAGGAGTGCTAGTTGCAAAAGCTGTATCCCAACCTCCAGGGGTAGCACTTACTGACCCCAATATGATTATTCGTGCGCTTGATGTTTTTGTAGCAGTAGCGAATATCAATGGTATTGCTGGTCACTTTGTGGGGATTGTCACTTCACTGGGATTGCTAAAGTGGATACATAATCAGTAA
- a CDS encoding serine/threonine-protein kinase: MSYCINPFCPKPNDPANANNRICRNCGSELLLQGRYQVMRLLSDDSGFGNIYEAYEGAAPQILKILKQEHNKNPKIVELFQQEADVLSQLNHPGIPKMEPDGYFQFYPRNCKEPVHCIIMEKIDGLNLKQWMKQQGDCPISQQLALNWLKQLAQILHIVHQKNYFHRDIKPANIMMRSTGHLVLIDFGTAREMTYTYLAEVGGAGRVTKISSAGYTPPEQEKGHAVPQSDFYALGRTFVYLLTGKQATDHAIYEPLTDQFHWRRHAPDISPQLADLIDKLMARTAAARHKNTQEILDDIDKISRQLSRHKLYANNLMSIGAVSSIFLSWKSPNSPTKIGQSDKNKWLVGGAIAIAIGLGAYGISQYNPASPKTIAYENLSVAKTFSGHTSHVNSLNISPDGEILASGSADKTIKIWDRYTGKIIRTINGHDSYINSIAIHPDGKTLASGSADKTVKIWNISTSKEIRRLEGHSAPVNSVAISSDWQTLVSGSADKTVKIWNISTGKNLRTLTGNSQPINSVAISPDGQILASGNADKTIKIWDMSTGKNIYTLTGHSQPINSVAISSDGQILASGSADKTIKIWDMSTGKNLRTLSGHSSYINAIVISPDGQTLVSGSVDKTIKIWNIPTGELIRNLTGHSGWVKSIAISADGQIIASGSFDKTIKIWQVPR, translated from the coding sequence ATGAGCTACTGCATCAACCCCTTCTGCCCCAAGCCAAACGACCCCGCCAATGCCAACAACCGTATATGTCGCAACTGTGGCTCAGAGTTGTTGCTTCAAGGGCGCTATCAGGTGATGCGCCTGCTGAGTGACGACAGCGGATTTGGCAATATATATGAAGCTTATGAGGGAGCAGCTCCCCAAATCCTGAAGATACTAAAACAAGAACATAACAAAAACCCCAAAATTGTTGAGCTATTCCAGCAAGAAGCAGATGTATTGAGCCAGCTAAATCATCCAGGTATTCCGAAAATGGAACCAGATGGTTATTTTCAGTTTTATCCCAGAAACTGCAAAGAGCCAGTGCATTGCATCATCATGGAGAAAATTGACGGACTTAACTTAAAGCAGTGGATGAAACAGCAGGGCGATTGCCCGATTAGTCAGCAGCTTGCTCTTAACTGGTTAAAACAACTAGCACAAATTTTACATATCGTACATCAAAAAAACTACTTTCACCGCGATATTAAACCAGCCAATATTATGATGCGTTCCACAGGGCATCTAGTATTAATAGACTTTGGCACTGCTAGAGAAATGACATATACCTATCTTGCAGAAGTCGGCGGTGCAGGTAGAGTCACTAAGATTAGTTCCGCTGGTTACACGCCACCAGAGCAAGAAAAAGGTCATGCAGTACCGCAATCAGATTTCTATGCTTTGGGGCGTACTTTTGTTTATTTACTGACAGGAAAGCAAGCAACAGATCATGCTATTTACGAACCGCTAACCGATCAATTCCACTGGCGACGTCATGCGCCTGATATTTCACCTCAGCTTGCAGATTTAATTGATAAACTGATGGCGCGTACAGCAGCGGCGCGCCACAAGAACACTCAGGAAATCTTAGATGATATAGATAAGATTTCGCGGCAATTGTCTAGGCATAAACTATATGCCAACAATCTTATGAGTATAGGTGCGGTTAGTTCTATATTTCTATCTTGGAAGTCACCTAACTCGCCAACTAAAATTGGTCAAAGTGATAAAAATAAATGGCTAGTTGGGGGCGCGATCGCGATCGCTATCGGATTAGGCGCATATGGAATTTCGCAATACAACCCAGCATCTCCCAAAACGATCGCCTATGAAAATCTTTCTGTAGCCAAAACTTTTTCCGGACATACCAGCCATGTTAATTCCCTTAACATTAGCCCTGACGGGGAAATTTTAGCAAGTGGCAGCGCTGATAAAACTATCAAAATTTGGGATAGATATACTGGCAAAATAATCCGCACCATCAACGGGCATGATAGCTATATTAATTCTATTGCCATTCACCCAGATGGGAAAACCTTAGCCAGTGGCAGTGCTGATAAAACTGTAAAAATTTGGAATATATCCACAAGCAAAGAAATCCGCCGACTAGAAGGACATTCCGCCCCAGTTAATTCCGTTGCTATTAGCAGCGATTGGCAAACTTTAGTCAGTGGCAGTGCTGATAAAACTGTAAAAATTTGGAATATATCTACAGGTAAAAATCTTCGCACTCTCACCGGAAATTCTCAGCCTATTAATTCTGTTGCCATTAGCCCAGATGGTCAAATATTAGCCAGTGGCAACGCGGACAAAACTATCAAAATTTGGGATATGTCCACAGGCAAAAATATTTATACCCTCACTGGGCATTCTCAACCTATTAATTCTGTTGCCATCAGTTCAGATGGACAAATATTAGCAAGCGGTAGTGCGGATAAAACTATCAAAATTTGGGATATGTCCACAGGCAAAAATCTTCGCACCCTTAGCGGACATTCTAGCTATATTAATGCCATTGTTATTAGCCCAGATGGGCAGACATTAGTTAGTGGCAGTGTGGACAAAACTATCAAAATTTGGAATATTCCCACTGGGGAACTAATTCGCAACCTCACCGGGCATTCCGGTTGGGTTAAGTCGATTGCTATTAGCGCTGATGGACAAATAATTGCTAGTGGCAGCTTTGACAAAACTATTAAAATTTGGCAGGTGCCAAGATGA
- a CDS encoding ion transporter: protein MNNLSTSEKRELQKERLEVLEQLEDWLETPMLFLGFGWLLLLVVELIWGLNPLLQVISNTIWIVFILDFVLRFTLADRKLVYIKHNWLTALSLVLPALRVFRISRVIRILKASRGLRLVRVISSLNRGMRSLRASMSRRGFGYVMVLTLVVTLVGAAGMYAFESNLPNGGGLNNYGEALWWTAMLMTTMGGEYVPQTPEGRVLHLILALYAFTVFGYVTATLATFFIGRDAENEEAELASAKSIAALHQEIVALRADIQALSSQQLEP, encoded by the coding sequence ATGAACAATCTTAGTACATCTGAAAAAAGGGAACTCCAAAAAGAACGACTCGAAGTTCTCGAACAGCTGGAAGATTGGCTGGAAACACCAATGCTATTCCTTGGCTTCGGGTGGCTTTTGTTGTTAGTCGTCGAACTGATCTGGGGCTTAAATCCACTGCTGCAAGTTATCAGCAACACGATCTGGATTGTTTTCATACTCGACTTCGTATTGCGATTTACTTTGGCAGATCGCAAACTCGTTTATATCAAGCACAATTGGTTAACTGCCCTTTCCTTGGTGTTACCAGCATTGCGCGTCTTCCGGATTAGCCGCGTGATTCGCATCCTCAAAGCTAGCCGGGGACTGCGACTGGTGCGCGTCATCAGTTCTCTGAATCGGGGAATGCGATCGCTCAGAGCTAGTATGAGTCGTCGCGGGTTTGGCTACGTCATGGTGCTGACGCTAGTAGTGACGCTGGTCGGAGCAGCCGGGATGTACGCTTTTGAAAGCAACCTTCCTAATGGTGGCGGACTGAATAACTACGGGGAAGCACTATGGTGGACAGCGATGCTGATGACAACGATGGGTGGCGAATATGTGCCGCAGACTCCAGAAGGTCGCGTTTTACACCTAATTCTGGCACTGTACGCCTTCACAGTATTTGGTTACGTAACAGCAACACTCGCCACCTTCTTTATCGGGCGCGATGCCGAAAACGAAGAGGCAGAGTTAGCAAGCGCCAAATCCATTGCCGCCCTGCACCAGGAAATTGTCGCCTTACGGGCCGATATTCAAGCCCTTTCAAGTCAGCAACTAGAACCATAA
- a CDS encoding DUF2382 domain-containing protein → MALLKIEDFDPNYRDTFGGNDLQGMSVYTEGSNEEKFGNVTDVLVDEEGHLRYLVVDLGFWIFGKKVLLPIGRSRIDYNSDRVYVSGMTREQAEALPEYSDRMTTDYDYEEQVRGVYRAPTTGASVSPVADATYDRSSYNYQQEPSLYEINDRDHQTLKLYQERLIANKTRVKTGEVAVGKHIETETARVSVPIEKERVVIERVTPADAGQAVAPGSVNFQEGEVARMEIYEETPDIHKEAFVREEVRVSKVVDRETVDAEETIRREELDVNTTDQTFVDRSTNLPTDRI, encoded by the coding sequence ATGGCTCTTTTAAAAATAGAAGATTTTGATCCAAACTACCGCGACACTTTTGGTGGCAATGACCTTCAAGGGATGAGTGTCTATACTGAAGGATCTAATGAAGAGAAATTTGGCAACGTTACCGACGTTTTAGTTGACGAAGAAGGTCACTTACGGTATCTAGTGGTTGACTTAGGATTTTGGATTTTTGGCAAAAAAGTTTTGCTACCAATTGGTCGCTCTAGAATTGATTATAATAGCGATCGCGTATACGTTAGCGGCATGACTAGAGAGCAAGCAGAAGCTCTACCCGAATATAGCGATCGCATGACAACTGATTACGATTATGAAGAACAGGTAAGAGGAGTTTATCGCGCTCCAACTACGGGTGCATCTGTTAGCCCGGTAGCTGATGCCACATATGACCGCAGCAGCTATAACTATCAGCAAGAACCCTCTTTGTACGAGATCAATGATCGCGATCATCAAACTCTCAAACTGTACCAAGAGCGCCTTATTGCTAACAAAACTCGCGTAAAAACAGGTGAAGTTGCAGTTGGCAAGCACATTGAAACGGAAACAGCACGAGTTTCAGTGCCAATTGAAAAAGAGCGAGTTGTAATTGAGCGAGTTACCCCAGCGGATGCAGGCCAAGCAGTTGCTCCGGGAAGTGTTAATTTCCAAGAAGGCGAAGTAGCACGCATGGAAATTTACGAAGAAACTCCCGACATTCACAAAGAAGCTTTTGTGCGTGAAGAAGTGCGAGTCAGCAAAGTAGTAGACCGCGAAACAGTGGATGCTGAAGAAACCATCCGTCGCGAAGAGTTAGATGTTAACACCACCGATCAAACGTTTGTAGATCGCTCTACCAACTTACCCACCGACCGAATTTAA
- a CDS encoding DUF2382 domain-containing protein — protein MNNETLAKNQGSEENDIRINVLLSKLKNKLKNYTAKDRQGLLLGEVKDVILDPTRQLNLVISPAKAEPVSSLFLIRSKHIQQVDSADKTLYVDVSQSEIEYSADYIIPNGDGEFAEIPQTSVMPARSSNEGSTASVTPTAIQLNNNQKQSEKVMSDSNTSDAEVVEQEIIRLLEERLVVDSSKHKVGEVIVRKEIQTRMVEIPVRREILIVEQVSPEHKQLAEIDLGQGDLSGIELTETVRLNNGFASANSQQTVRGEFDSPKTASRILDAIAHQRPHGCAKVRVEIILEDAKHQQTYQEWFDRCTIKPQGKSGK, from the coding sequence ATGAACAACGAAACATTGGCAAAAAATCAGGGTTCAGAAGAAAACGATATTCGGATCAATGTCTTGTTGAGCAAGTTGAAGAATAAGCTAAAAAATTATACCGCCAAGGATCGGCAAGGTTTGCTGCTGGGTGAGGTGAAGGATGTAATTCTAGATCCAACTCGTCAGTTAAACTTAGTTATATCTCCGGCTAAAGCCGAGCCAGTCTCCAGTCTATTTTTAATTAGAAGCAAGCACATCCAGCAAGTAGACTCAGCCGATAAAACGCTGTATGTAGATGTCAGCCAATCGGAAATAGAGTATTCAGCAGATTATATAATACCAAATGGGGATGGGGAATTTGCAGAAATTCCACAAACATCGGTAATGCCTGCACGCTCATCAAATGAAGGCTCTACTGCATCTGTCACCCCAACAGCAATACAATTAAATAATAACCAAAAGCAATCGGAGAAAGTTATGTCAGATTCTAACACTTCAGATGCAGAAGTTGTAGAACAAGAAATCATTCGTTTGCTAGAAGAACGATTAGTCGTAGACAGTAGCAAACATAAAGTAGGCGAAGTTATTGTTCGCAAAGAAATCCAAACACGGATGGTAGAGATTCCAGTTAGACGGGAGATTTTGATTGTTGAACAAGTCAGCCCAGAACACAAACAATTAGCCGAAATTGATCTAGGACAAGGGGATCTCTCTGGAATTGAACTGACTGAAACTGTACGTTTAAACAATGGATTTGCAAGCGCCAACAGTCAGCAAACCGTAAGGGGCGAGTTTGATTCGCCGAAAACTGCTAGTAGAATTTTAGATGCGATCGCACATCAGCGGCCGCACGGTTGCGCGAAAGTGCGAGTGGAAATCATTCTTGAAGATGCCAAACATCAACAAACTTACCAGGAATGGTTCGACCGTTGCACAATTAAGCCACAGGGTAAATCTGGAAAATAA
- a CDS encoding DUF2254 domain-containing protein, protein MKNIKLGKLWDSLHSSYWFVPTLMVVIAIALAFRMLSLDRAGKSGPLESLGWIYTGGPDGARTLLSSVAGSMITVAGTAFSITIVALTLASSQFGPRLMRNFMQDTGNQVVLGTFIGTFIYCLLVLRTVRGDDYDVFVPQTSVTMGMVLAIASIGVLIYFIHHVSTSMQASHIIRDVGRELDNAIDRLFPQKIGQGKSVPKQRSVAEIPVGFDKEATPILATASGYLQAIDEERLMKIATSKDLVLRLKYRPGKFVVEGSEMVMIWPGERVNKKLTHHLNQAFIFGEQRTEQQDIEFPINQLVEIAARAISPGINDPFTAIQCINQLTAALCRLAERDFPSPYRYDNDNNLRAIANPVTFAELLDAAFNQIRQYSKPDVAVVIRLLEAIALIASRTQHKKDRAALLRHAQMIQRGSQENIPEELDRKDVEERYLAVVRVLEQ, encoded by the coding sequence ATGAAAAACATCAAGCTGGGGAAACTGTGGGACTCGCTCCACTCTAGCTACTGGTTTGTGCCAACCCTGATGGTGGTAATAGCGATCGCGTTAGCATTCCGAATGCTAAGCCTCGATCGAGCAGGCAAATCTGGCCCGCTAGAGTCCTTGGGCTGGATCTATACAGGAGGGCCAGATGGAGCGCGAACGCTGCTTTCATCTGTTGCCGGTTCGATGATTACCGTTGCCGGAACCGCCTTCTCGATTACGATTGTTGCCCTCACCCTCGCTTCCTCCCAATTCGGCCCACGACTGATGCGTAACTTCATGCAGGATACGGGCAATCAAGTCGTCCTGGGCACGTTTATCGGTACATTCATCTACTGCTTGCTGGTACTGCGAACCGTGCGGGGAGATGATTACGACGTGTTTGTGCCGCAAACTTCCGTCACAATGGGCATGGTGCTAGCGATCGCCAGTATTGGCGTCCTGATCTACTTTATCCATCATGTCTCAACCTCGATGCAGGCATCCCATATCATCAGAGACGTTGGCAGAGAGTTGGACAATGCCATCGATCGCTTGTTTCCGCAGAAGATCGGGCAGGGTAAATCAGTCCCAAAGCAGCGGTCGGTGGCGGAAATCCCCGTCGGGTTCGATAAGGAAGCGACTCCCATCTTAGCCACAGCTAGCGGTTATCTTCAAGCAATTGATGAGGAGCGGTTGATGAAGATCGCCACCTCAAAAGACCTCGTCCTGCGTCTAAAATATCGCCCCGGCAAGTTTGTTGTGGAAGGAAGCGAAATGGTGATGATTTGGCCTGGAGAACGGGTGAATAAAAAACTCACCCACCACCTGAACCAAGCATTTATTTTTGGCGAGCAACGCACCGAACAACAGGATATAGAATTCCCCATTAATCAGTTAGTTGAAATTGCCGCTCGTGCTATTTCTCCTGGCATCAACGATCCGTTCACGGCGATCCAGTGTATTAACCAGCTAACGGCTGCACTTTGCCGTCTGGCGGAAAGAGATTTTCCCTCGCCTTACCGCTATGACAACGACAACAACCTGCGAGCGATCGCTAATCCGGTGACGTTTGCAGAATTACTTGACGCTGCCTTTAACCAGATTCGACAGTACAGCAAACCGGATGTAGCGGTGGTAATTCGATTGCTGGAAGCGATCGCCCTCATCGCATCGCGCACCCAACACAAAAAAGACCGCGCTGCACTATTACGTCATGCCCAAATGATCCAACGCGGTAGTCAGGAGAATATACCCGAAGAGTTAGACCGAAAAGATGTTGAGGAGCGATACTTGGCGGTAGTTAGGGTGCTAGAGCAATGA
- a CDS encoding bifunctional 4-hydroxy-2-oxoglutarate aldolase/2-dehydro-3-deoxy-phosphogluconate aldolase, translating to MYNQSWLKLVEKHRAIAVIRAPQMELGRQMALAVASGGMHLIEITWNSDKAAELIAHLRSELPNCTIGTGTILNLEQLKSAIASGTQFVFTPHVDPTLIKAANDSGVPMVPGALSPTEIVTAWATGASCVKVFPVGAVGGQKYIKSLQGPLGHIPLIPTGGVTLENAKEFLLAGAIAVGVSGSLFPQKGLTIHSESEQYALIAQRAQTLMQNLVNYQTG from the coding sequence ATGTATAATCAGTCGTGGTTAAAGCTGGTGGAAAAACACCGAGCGATCGCAGTCATAAGAGCGCCACAGATGGAACTTGGTCGCCAAATGGCTCTAGCTGTGGCATCGGGAGGGATGCACCTAATTGAAATTACTTGGAATAGCGACAAAGCAGCAGAGTTAATTGCCCATTTGCGTTCCGAATTACCAAATTGCACAATTGGCACAGGAACCATATTAAATCTAGAACAGCTAAAGAGCGCGATCGCATCTGGCACCCAGTTCGTCTTCACTCCTCACGTTGATCCCACTCTGATTAAAGCAGCAAATGATAGCGGCGTACCGATGGTGCCTGGGGCGCTTTCCCCCACGGAAATTGTCACCGCTTGGGCTACAGGTGCCAGCTGCGTGAAAGTGTTTCCCGTCGGCGCTGTAGGCGGACAGAAATATATAAAAAGTTTGCAAGGGCCATTGGGACATATTCCCTTAATTCCCACAGGCGGCGTAACCCTGGAAAATGCCAAAGAATTTTTACTAGCAGGAGCGATCGCCGTCGGAGTTTCCGGCAGTTTATTCCCCCAAAAGGGACTTACCATACATTCTGAATCTGAGCAATATGCGCTCATCGCCCAACGCGCCCAAACTCTGATGCAAAACTTAGTAAATTACCAGACAGGCTGA
- a CDS encoding L,D-transpeptidase, with the protein MENLIRFSWLRRRGTFWTVVALLFTASCFWITPTEAASKSSRSTQVGAPSLQFNKITRKARKKVRVKKAAKGRRWIQVDLSSQRLVAWEGKKRVYSYRISSGKRSTPTRLGTFAIQRKYRSTRMRGRDYNVPNVPHAMYYSGGYAIHGAYWHNRFGRPVSHGCVNLPVGAARRLYSWAPVGTKVVVQR; encoded by the coding sequence GTGGAAAACTTAATTCGTTTTTCTTGGTTACGTCGGCGTGGAACTTTCTGGACAGTTGTGGCACTGTTGTTTACAGCTTCGTGTTTTTGGATAACACCAACTGAGGCGGCCTCCAAATCATCAAGATCAACGCAGGTTGGTGCGCCATCACTACAGTTCAACAAAATTACTAGAAAAGCGAGGAAAAAAGTTCGAGTCAAAAAAGCTGCCAAGGGACGACGCTGGATACAAGTTGATTTATCAAGTCAAAGATTGGTTGCTTGGGAAGGAAAGAAAAGAGTTTATTCCTACCGGATCTCCAGCGGTAAGCGTTCAACCCCCACTCGCCTCGGAACTTTCGCTATTCAAAGAAAGTATCGGTCAACTCGGATGCGCGGCAGAGACTACAACGTTCCGAATGTACCTCATGCAATGTACTACTCTGGAGGCTATGCGATTCATGGAGCCTACTGGCACAATCGTTTTGGCAGACCTGTCAGCCACGGCTGCGTCAATCTTCCGGTAGGAGCAGCTAGAAGGTTATACAGCTGGGCGCCAGTAGGGACTAAGGTGGTTGTCCAGAGGTAA
- a CDS encoding L,D-transpeptidase, producing the protein MKSIIYPALKSRPVALFASAVLMLTAMSGWVKPALTQPQGAIISSKMQQLQQSDQRWIQIDLTKQRLIAWEGSKPVYAIVVSTGKRSTPTRIGTFAIKSKHRYNRMRGEGYDVPNVPYTMYYYGGYAIHGAYWHRRFGTPVSHGCINLAVNHSKWLYNWASVGTPVVVHK; encoded by the coding sequence ATGAAAAGCATCATTTATCCTGCCTTAAAAAGTCGCCCAGTGGCTTTATTTGCTAGTGCAGTGCTGATGCTTACGGCGATGAGTGGCTGGGTAAAACCAGCTTTGACACAACCACAAGGCGCGATAATTTCCAGCAAAATGCAGCAGTTGCAACAATCAGATCAACGCTGGATTCAGATCGATCTGACAAAGCAACGCCTGATTGCTTGGGAAGGCTCAAAACCTGTGTATGCGATCGTTGTATCCACTGGCAAGCGTTCCACTCCCACGCGCATCGGTACTTTTGCCATAAAATCTAAGCACCGCTATAACCGGATGCGCGGCGAAGGTTACGATGTTCCTAATGTTCCCTATACGATGTACTACTACGGAGGTTATGCAATTCACGGTGCCTACTGGCATCGTCGCTTTGGCACTCCAGTCAGCCACGGTTGCATAAATCTGGCAGTGAATCATTCTAAATGGCTATATAACTGGGCTTCAGTGGGAACGCCAGTGGTTGTTCATAAATGA